The Pseudomonas sp. SCB32 DNA window GCCCATGCTCGAACACCTCGACCTCGCGCAACTGCTTTCCAGCTACGGCTATCTGGCCCTGTTCATTGGCTGCCTGCTGGAGGGCGAGACCATGCTCCTGCTGGCCGGTCTCGCGGCGCACCAGGGGCTGATGGGGTTCGTGCCCGTGGTGTTCTGGGCCTGCGTAGGGGGCACCTGTGGTGACCAACTGCTCTACTGGGCCGGCCGGCGCGCCGGAGTGCGGGCGTTGCCCTGGCTGCAGCGGCGCGGCCTGGCAGTGGAACGGGTCACCGGGCTGATCGAGCGCCATCCGCTGGTGGCGATCTTCTCCGTGCGCTTCCTCTACGGCATGCGCCTGGCCGGGCCGTTGCTGATCGGCGCCAGCCGGGTAGGGCCGCTTCGCTTCCTCTTGATCAACCTGATCGGCGCGTTCTGCTGGGCCCTGCTGTTCGCCAGCGGCGGCTACTGGGCCGGGCAGGTGCTGGAGAGCTGGCTCGGCAACCTGAAACCCTACCGGCTGCCGATCCTGCTCGGGGTCGTGTTGCTGGGCGGCGGTTTCGAGTTCTGGCGCCGCCGCCGTAGCCATCGTGCGCGCCCGTCCAGGCAGTGAAACGCGCCATGCCGTGACGCAGAGCGGTTTGGATTCGCGCCCGTGGCGATTAGAATTGCCGCTCTTTCGTTCAAGGATGCAGTCATGAGCCTCTACCAGCCCGGCATTCTCGCCACCCCGGTTCCCGCCCACGCCCGCCACCTGTTCTTCGACCTGACATCGTTGCAGGCACTGCCGGCCGCCCTGGATCGCCTGGTGCAGTTCGCCGACGGCGAGGCCGCTGTCATCGGTTTCGGCGAGTCGCTGGTGCGCGCGCTGGCCCGTGGCATCGACGGACTGCGCGAGTTCCCGGCAATCGCCGGCGTGGGCGTGGACAACCCGTCCACCCCGCATGCGCTGTGGGTCTGGCTGCGCGGTGAGGAGCGCGGCGAGCTGCTGCTGCGCACCCAGCAATTGCAGGCGCTGCTGGCGCCGGCGCTGGAGCTGGCCTCGCTGACCGAAGCTTTCCGCCACGGCAATGGCCATGACCTGACCGGCTACGAGGACGGCACCGAGAACCCGCAGGACGACGACGCCATCGCCGCCGCCATCGTCGACAACGGCGTGGAAGGCCTGGCCGGCGGCAGCTTCGCCGCCATCCAGCAGTGGCGCCACCAGCTGCAGGATTTCGCCGCGCTGCCCCAGGCCGAGCGCGACGACATCATGGGCCGTCGCCTGAGCGACAACGAGGAGCTGGACGACGCGCCGGAGTCCGCCCACGTCAAGCGCACTGCCCAGGAGAGCTTCGACCCCGAGGCCTTCATCGTGCGCCGTTCCATGCCCTGGACCCACGATCAGGACGCCGGCCTGATGTTCCTCGCCTTCGGTTGCAGCCTCGACGCCTTCGAGGTGCAACTGCGCCGCATGAGCGGCCTGGAAGACGGCATCACCGACGCCCTGTACCGCTTCAGCCGCCCGCTGACCGGTGGCTACTACTGGTGCCCGCCGCGCAAGGATGGGGTAGTGGACCTGCGTGCGTTGATCGGCTGATCCGCGGTCCTGCCGAAAAGCCCCGCCTTCGTGCGGGGCTTTTTTGTGGGCGCTGCGCGCCCATTTCGCGGGCATGGCCCGCTCCTACGGGTGAGCAGGGCGCGCTATGCGGAGAAGCAGGCCATGCTCGCGAATCGGCGGTGGCACTGGCTAATCGGCTGGCGCCAATGGCATCCCGATCTTCCACCGAATTGGCTGTTGGC harbors:
- a CDS encoding DedA family protein, coding for MLEHLDLAQLLSSYGYLALFIGCLLEGETMLLLAGLAAHQGLMGFVPVVFWACVGGTCGDQLLYWAGRRAGVRALPWLQRRGLAVERVTGLIERHPLVAIFSVRFLYGMRLAGPLLIGASRVGPLRFLLINLIGAFCWALLFASGGYWAGQVLESWLGNLKPYRLPILLGVVLLGGGFEFWRRRRSHRARPSRQ
- a CDS encoding Dyp-type peroxidase translates to MSLYQPGILATPVPAHARHLFFDLTSLQALPAALDRLVQFADGEAAVIGFGESLVRALARGIDGLREFPAIAGVGVDNPSTPHALWVWLRGEERGELLLRTQQLQALLAPALELASLTEAFRHGNGHDLTGYEDGTENPQDDDAIAAAIVDNGVEGLAGGSFAAIQQWRHQLQDFAALPQAERDDIMGRRLSDNEELDDAPESAHVKRTAQESFDPEAFIVRRSMPWTHDQDAGLMFLAFGCSLDAFEVQLRRMSGLEDGITDALYRFSRPLTGGYYWCPPRKDGVVDLRALIG